The Aggregicoccus sp. 17bor-14 genome has a window encoding:
- the uvrA gene encoding excinuclease ABC subunit UvrA, whose amino-acid sequence MHKTHLVGARTHNLRSVSIDLQEGELVCITGVSGAGKSSLALDTLYAEGQRRFVESFSPYARQFLERLERPPMDALEPVAAGVAVDRRAPVKSSRSTVATLADVEAYLSALFTREAVPVCPDCGLEARRTDARVAAEALLKQHAGAAVILAHPMRIADTAHFLEVRAQLLREGYRRLVVRGEVRELEELRPSEAADAAGIAQVVLDRVKLGPDALSRVTAAVEEGWRRTDGEATAFLQGASVPVRLRRGLVCPGCAREFEPARPGLFSYQSPTGACATCRGFGRTIGIDWAKVTPNPGLSLAGGAIRPWTGKSTEWERSTMLRFAQKRGVPTDVPWGKLSEGQRELILEGEGRYEGGRYPGVRAWFKWMEGRTYKMHVRVLLSRYRSYDKCETCHGARLNAQALAYRVGGLDLAAWHGLELADARARLETLKTATGQGELARKELAARLGYLERVGLGYLTLDRPARTLSGGEAQRVSLTAALGTSLTGALFVLDEPTVGLHPSDVVPLGAAMEELAARGNVALVIEQDPQIIRAAHRVLELGPGAGAHGGQLVFDGTPEQLAKREDLPTGRFLAGGPAAPRAARKRSSELHIRGARENNLRTLDVRIPLGVLCVITGPSGSGKSTLMDEVLHRHVALALGEKDVEAPGAVDAVEGVDALEGVTFVDQAPLGRTSRGNAATYTKAWDRLRERFAAEPDAELRGLTAAHFSFNVDKGRCEACSGEGYETVEMQFLADVALRCAVCRGRRFKEEVLAVRHAGLSVAQLLELTVSEVLERFADDAALKRTLGPVAELGLGYLPLGQPLTTLSGGEAQRLKLARALSSEPAGTLFLIDEPSAGLHDADVAHVMGALHRLVERGASVVVVDHDLAVMRGADWIIDLGPGGGRNGGTLVAEGPPAQLMKGPGLTAEALRNDGAPRKKAPARAKPAELPRAIRVEHAREHNLRDVSTDIPLGKMTVVTGPSGSGKSTLAFDVVFAEGQRRFLETLTPYARQFLPTMPRPDVERISGIPPTVALEQRTSRAGATSTVATVTEVSHYLRLLYAKLGQSHCPRDDSPIAATTPDAMYAQLTGMKGEGVLLAPAVRARKGTYLDLFAAAAKGGVLQAWVDGQLASTDDPPRLAKTKEHDIDLVLYEGRLSQLPRDTFERALNWGKGALKVRCKGKEDTLLSSERTCPKCGLAVPELDPRWFSFNTQQGACEACGGTGVQGGAEAQSEGVTTPCRTCEGTRLAPVPRAVRLEGARYHEVVQPSVSAALARVRGWKFKGDRGLIGEASRQELLRRLEFLERVGLGYLSLDRAASTLSGGEMQRLRLSAQLGAGLTGALYVLDEPTIGLHPRDTHRLLENLRALVSTGSTVLVVEHDSDTIRAADHVIDIGPTGGRGGGRILAQGTPEAVLADEQSPTARALRAPLVLPAEGRGVPERWIELKGARANNLKNVDLRLPVGRLTAVSGVSGSGKSTLIRQVLYPAMREALGLVAGKPGPFDRLVGADAVKRVLAVDQSPIGRTPRSVPATFLGIWDELRRVFAATPEAKLRGFGPTRFSFNSAQGGRCPACEGQGAISHEMAFLPDVVTPCEVCGGARFDAATLEVRYHGLSIGDALRLSADEAKDVFAALPKVAAPLANISDLGVGYLQLGQGSNTLSGGEAQRLKLAAELTATRFHEPTLYVLDEPTTGLHLGDVARLIAFMKRLVDRGDTLVVIEHHPAVIAAADHVVELGPEGGDGGGLICAEGTPHEVARRKTATGKVLKALFEAEGLPRRRGTG is encoded by the coding sequence ATGCACAAGACGCACCTCGTCGGCGCCCGCACGCACAACCTCCGCTCCGTCTCCATCGACCTGCAGGAGGGCGAGCTCGTCTGCATCACCGGCGTGTCCGGCGCGGGCAAGAGCAGCCTCGCCCTGGACACCCTGTACGCCGAAGGGCAGCGCCGCTTCGTGGAGAGCTTCAGCCCCTACGCGCGCCAGTTCCTCGAGCGCCTCGAGCGCCCGCCCATGGACGCGCTGGAGCCGGTGGCGGCGGGCGTGGCGGTGGACCGCCGCGCGCCGGTGAAGAGCTCGCGCTCCACGGTGGCCACGCTCGCGGACGTGGAGGCCTACCTCTCGGCGCTCTTCACCCGTGAGGCGGTGCCGGTGTGTCCCGACTGCGGCCTGGAGGCGCGGCGCACGGACGCGCGCGTGGCGGCCGAGGCGCTGCTGAAGCAGCACGCGGGTGCGGCCGTCATCCTCGCGCACCCCATGCGGATTGCGGACACGGCGCACTTCCTCGAGGTGCGCGCGCAGCTGTTGCGCGAGGGCTACCGGCGGCTCGTGGTGCGCGGCGAGGTGCGCGAGCTGGAGGAGCTCAGGCCCAGCGAGGCGGCGGACGCGGCGGGCATCGCCCAGGTGGTGCTGGACCGGGTGAAGCTCGGTCCGGACGCGCTCAGCCGGGTGACGGCCGCGGTGGAGGAGGGCTGGCGGCGCACGGACGGCGAGGCCACGGCCTTCCTGCAGGGCGCGAGCGTCCCGGTGCGCCTGCGCCGGGGCCTGGTGTGCCCCGGCTGCGCGCGCGAGTTCGAGCCCGCGCGCCCCGGCCTCTTCAGCTACCAGTCGCCCACGGGCGCCTGCGCCACCTGCCGCGGCTTCGGGCGCACCATCGGCATCGACTGGGCGAAGGTGACGCCCAACCCCGGCTTGAGCCTCGCGGGCGGCGCCATCCGCCCGTGGACGGGCAAGAGCACCGAGTGGGAGCGCAGCACCATGCTGCGCTTCGCGCAGAAGCGCGGCGTGCCCACGGACGTGCCCTGGGGAAAGCTCTCCGAGGGCCAGCGCGAGCTCATCCTCGAGGGCGAGGGCCGCTACGAGGGCGGGCGCTACCCGGGCGTGCGCGCCTGGTTCAAGTGGATGGAGGGGCGCACGTACAAGATGCACGTGCGCGTGCTGCTCAGCCGCTACCGCTCCTACGACAAGTGCGAGACCTGTCACGGGGCGCGCCTCAACGCGCAGGCGCTCGCCTACCGCGTGGGCGGGCTGGACCTGGCCGCGTGGCACGGGCTGGAGCTCGCGGACGCGCGCGCGCGCCTCGAGACGCTGAAGACGGCGACGGGGCAGGGTGAGCTCGCGCGCAAGGAGCTGGCGGCGCGCCTCGGCTACCTCGAGCGCGTGGGGCTGGGCTACCTCACCCTGGACCGCCCGGCGCGCACGCTCTCCGGCGGCGAGGCGCAGCGCGTCTCGCTCACGGCGGCGCTCGGCACCAGCCTCACCGGCGCGCTCTTCGTGCTGGACGAGCCCACCGTGGGCCTGCACCCGAGCGACGTGGTGCCCCTGGGTGCGGCGATGGAGGAGCTCGCGGCGCGCGGCAACGTGGCGCTGGTCATCGAGCAGGACCCGCAGATCATCCGCGCCGCGCACCGCGTGCTGGAGCTGGGCCCGGGCGCGGGCGCCCACGGCGGCCAGCTCGTCTTCGACGGCACCCCGGAGCAGCTCGCCAAGCGCGAGGACCTTCCCACCGGCCGCTTCCTCGCGGGAGGCCCCGCCGCGCCGCGCGCCGCCCGCAAGCGCTCCAGCGAGCTGCACATCCGCGGCGCGCGCGAGAACAACCTGCGCACGCTGGACGTGCGCATCCCGCTGGGCGTGCTGTGCGTCATCACCGGGCCCAGCGGCTCGGGCAAGAGCACTTTGATGGACGAAGTGCTGCACCGCCACGTGGCGCTCGCGCTGGGGGAGAAGGACGTGGAGGCGCCGGGCGCCGTGGACGCGGTGGAGGGCGTGGACGCGCTCGAGGGCGTCACCTTCGTGGACCAGGCGCCGCTGGGGCGCACCAGCCGCGGCAACGCCGCCACCTACACCAAGGCGTGGGACCGGCTGCGCGAGCGCTTCGCCGCGGAGCCGGACGCGGAGCTGCGCGGGCTCACCGCGGCCCACTTCTCCTTCAACGTGGACAAGGGCCGCTGCGAGGCCTGCTCGGGCGAGGGCTACGAGACGGTGGAGATGCAGTTCCTCGCGGACGTGGCGCTGCGCTGCGCGGTGTGCCGCGGCCGGCGCTTCAAGGAGGAGGTGCTCGCGGTGCGGCACGCGGGGCTCAGCGTGGCGCAGCTGCTCGAGCTCACCGTCTCCGAGGTGCTCGAGCGCTTCGCGGACGACGCCGCGCTCAAGCGCACGCTGGGGCCGGTGGCGGAGCTGGGCCTGGGCTACCTGCCCCTGGGCCAGCCCCTCACCACGCTCTCGGGCGGTGAGGCCCAGCGCCTCAAGCTCGCGCGGGCGCTCTCGAGCGAGCCCGCGGGCACGCTCTTCCTCATCGACGAGCCCAGCGCGGGCCTGCACGACGCGGACGTGGCGCACGTGATGGGCGCGCTGCACCGGCTCGTGGAGCGCGGCGCGAGCGTCGTCGTGGTGGACCACGATCTCGCGGTGATGCGCGGGGCAGACTGGATCATCGACCTGGGCCCCGGTGGCGGCCGCAACGGCGGCACGCTGGTGGCCGAGGGGCCTCCGGCCCAGCTGATGAAGGGCCCGGGCCTCACCGCGGAGGCGCTGCGCAACGACGGCGCGCCGCGCAAGAAGGCGCCCGCCCGCGCGAAGCCCGCGGAGCTGCCGCGCGCCATCCGCGTGGAGCACGCGCGCGAGCACAACCTGCGCGACGTCTCCACCGACATCCCGCTGGGGAAGATGACCGTGGTGACGGGGCCCAGCGGCTCGGGCAAGAGCACGCTCGCCTTCGACGTGGTGTTCGCGGAAGGCCAGCGCCGCTTCCTCGAGACGCTCACCCCGTACGCGCGCCAGTTCCTGCCCACCATGCCGCGCCCGGACGTGGAGCGCATCAGCGGCATCCCGCCCACCGTCGCGCTGGAGCAGCGCACCAGTCGCGCGGGCGCCACCAGCACCGTGGCCACCGTCACCGAGGTCTCGCACTACCTGCGCCTCCTCTACGCGAAGCTGGGTCAGTCGCACTGCCCGCGCGACGACAGCCCCATCGCCGCCACCACGCCGGACGCGATGTACGCGCAGCTCACCGGCATGAAGGGGGAGGGCGTGCTGCTCGCGCCGGCGGTGCGCGCGCGCAAGGGCACCTACCTGGACCTCTTCGCCGCAGCCGCGAAGGGCGGCGTCCTGCAGGCCTGGGTGGACGGGCAGCTCGCCTCCACGGACGACCCGCCGCGCCTCGCCAAGACGAAGGAGCACGACATCGACCTCGTGCTCTACGAGGGGCGCCTCTCCCAGCTGCCGCGCGACACCTTCGAGCGCGCGCTCAACTGGGGCAAGGGCGCGCTCAAGGTGCGCTGCAAGGGCAAGGAGGACACGCTGCTCTCGAGCGAGCGCACCTGCCCGAAGTGCGGCCTCGCGGTGCCGGAGCTGGACCCGCGCTGGTTCTCCTTCAACACGCAGCAGGGCGCCTGCGAGGCCTGCGGCGGCACCGGCGTGCAGGGTGGCGCGGAGGCGCAGTCGGAAGGCGTGACCACGCCCTGCCGCACGTGCGAGGGCACGCGGCTCGCCCCGGTGCCGCGCGCGGTGCGGCTCGAGGGCGCGCGCTACCACGAGGTGGTGCAGCCCTCGGTGAGCGCGGCGCTCGCGCGGGTGCGCGGCTGGAAGTTCAAGGGAGACCGCGGCCTCATCGGCGAGGCCTCGCGCCAGGAGCTCCTGCGCCGGCTCGAGTTCCTCGAGCGCGTGGGGCTGGGCTACCTGTCCCTGGACCGCGCGGCGAGCACGCTGTCGGGCGGCGAGATGCAGCGGCTGCGCCTGAGCGCGCAGCTGGGCGCAGGGCTCACCGGCGCGCTCTACGTGCTGGACGAGCCCACCATCGGGCTGCACCCGCGCGACACGCACCGGCTGCTGGAGAACCTGCGCGCACTCGTCTCCACCGGCTCCACCGTGCTCGTGGTGGAGCACGACAGCGACACCATCCGCGCCGCGGACCACGTCATCGACATCGGGCCCACGGGCGGCCGCGGCGGCGGGCGCATCCTCGCGCAGGGCACGCCCGAGGCCGTGCTCGCGGACGAGCAGTCCCCCACGGCGCGCGCCCTGCGTGCCCCGCTGGTGCTGCCGGCGGAAGGCCGCGGTGTGCCCGAGCGGTGGATCGAGCTGAAGGGCGCGCGCGCGAACAACCTGAAGAACGTGGACCTGCGCCTGCCGGTGGGCCGGCTCACGGCCGTCTCGGGCGTCTCCGGCTCGGGCAAGAGCACGCTCATCCGCCAGGTGCTCTATCCCGCGATGCGCGAGGCGCTGGGGCTGGTGGCCGGCAAGCCCGGTCCCTTCGACCGGCTCGTGGGCGCGGACGCGGTGAAGCGGGTGCTCGCGGTGGACCAGTCGCCCATCGGCCGCACGCCGCGCTCGGTGCCCGCGACCTTCCTGGGCATCTGGGACGAGCTGCGCCGCGTGTTCGCGGCCACGCCCGAGGCGAAGCTGCGCGGCTTCGGCCCCACGCGCTTCTCCTTCAACAGCGCGCAGGGCGGGCGCTGCCCCGCGTGCGAGGGCCAGGGCGCCATCTCCCACGAGATGGCCTTCCTGCCGGACGTGGTCACCCCCTGCGAGGTGTGTGGCGGGGCGCGCTTCGACGCGGCGACGCTGGAGGTGCGCTACCACGGCTTGAGCATCGGGGACGCGCTGCGCCTGTCCGCGGACGAGGCGAAGGACGTGTTCGCGGCCCTGCCCAAGGTGGCCGCGCCGCTCGCGAACATCTCGGACCTCGGCGTGGGCTACCTGCAGCTGGGGCAGGGCTCCAACACGCTCTCGGGCGGCGAGGCGCAGCGGCTCAAGCTCGCCGCCGAGCTCACCGCGACGCGCTTCCACGAGCCCACGCTCTACGTGCTGGACGAGCCCACCACGGGCCTGCACCTGGGGGACGTGGCGCGCCTCATCGCCTTCATGAAGCGCCTGGTGGACCGCGGCGACACGCTGGTGGTCATCGAGCACCACCCGGCGGTCATCGCCGCGGCGGACCACGTGGTGGAGCTGGGCCCCGAGGGCGGCGACGGCGGCGGCCTCATCTGCGCGGAAGGGACGCCCCACGAGGTGGCCCGCCGCAAGACGGCGACCGGCAAGGTGCTCAAGGCACTCTTCGAGGCGGAGGGCCTGCCGCGCCGGCGCGGCACCGGCTAG
- a CDS encoding TIGR02265 family protein, translated as MLITRLNMLRQHGGQGRVDEVLKRLPEADRLALRGMILPIAWYPLEMNLRLDAAIADVLSPEDRARAFKDMGRASAEDNLKGAHHVFLRPGDPHFLLSQAAQIYRFYYAVGHRTYEKTGPQTAVIRTFDAETVTEADCLTIIGWHEKAVEMSGGKNVQITHGKCRASDAPHCEYHISWQ; from the coding sequence GTGCTCATCACGCGTCTCAACATGCTCCGGCAGCACGGGGGGCAGGGGCGGGTGGACGAGGTGCTCAAGCGCCTCCCGGAGGCAGACCGGCTCGCGCTGCGGGGAATGATCCTCCCCATCGCCTGGTACCCGCTGGAGATGAACCTGCGGCTGGACGCGGCCATCGCGGACGTGCTCTCGCCCGAGGACCGCGCCCGCGCCTTCAAGGACATGGGCCGCGCCTCCGCCGAGGACAACCTCAAGGGCGCGCACCACGTGTTCCTGCGCCCCGGCGACCCGCACTTCCTGCTCTCGCAGGCGGCGCAGATCTACCGCTTCTATTACGCCGTGGGCCACCGCACCTACGAGAAGACCGGCCCGCAGACGGCCGTCATCCGCACCTTCGACGCCGAGACGGTGACCGAGGCGGACTGCCTCACCATCATCGGGTGGCACGAGAAGGCGGTGGAGATGTCCGGCGGCAAGAACGTGCAGATCACGCACGGCAAGTGCCGCGCGAGCGACGCGCCGCACTGCGAGTACCACATCAGCTGGCAGTAG
- a CDS encoding peroxiredoxin has protein sequence MLHVGDMAPDFSATDCQGRPVSLSALRGRRVVLFFFPRAFTLGCTLENRYFRDNHERLKGLGVELVGVSVDTVQRQCEFAEAEDIHFALIGDESREISRAYDVLWPVLNVDRRMTFIIGPDGRVESLIHHEVRVYRHMDDVLAYVQAHPLPGVGAAEPQRPDGGGPTAS, from the coding sequence ATGCTCCACGTCGGCGACATGGCCCCGGACTTCAGCGCCACCGATTGCCAGGGACGTCCCGTCTCGCTCTCGGCCCTGCGCGGCCGGCGCGTGGTGCTCTTCTTCTTCCCGCGCGCCTTCACCCTGGGCTGCACGCTGGAGAACCGCTACTTCCGCGACAACCACGAGCGGCTCAAGGGGCTGGGCGTGGAGCTGGTGGGCGTGTCCGTGGACACGGTGCAGCGCCAGTGCGAGTTCGCCGAGGCCGAGGACATCCACTTCGCGCTCATCGGCGACGAGTCGCGCGAGATCAGCCGCGCCTACGACGTGCTCTGGCCCGTGCTCAACGTGGACCGGCGGATGACCTTCATCATCGGCCCCGACGGGCGGGTGGAGAGCCTCATCCACCACGAGGTGCGGGTGTACCGGCACATGGACGACGTGCTCGCGTACGTGCAGGCCCACCCGCTGCCGGGGGTGGGCGCTGCCGAGCCGCAGCGGCCGGACGGCGGCGGCCCTACTGCCAGCTGA
- a CDS encoding YcaO-like family protein — protein sequence MRAAVSSSLSQRLQASLARALGVSRVARITGLDRTGVEVACAVRPGGHVLQVCNGKGPRWEEAAAGALLETAELWAAERVRPEQLVWGSEAELEAAGLEAWPAPELGSAGGAPVARLWSRDVRLAWREASELHTGRPVLLPAQAVHCPPAGTPPLGPLSMAWTSNGSGAHPERARALLHALLEATERDQLSRTLPEGWTEEAIAERLLRPASLSTHAPRVAALVQRLEAAGFRAHLFDLSPPARTPGAVRLPVAGALLVDEEEGPVPLTAGYACALGREGSLLRALLEAAQSRLTDIHGAREDIAAADREAARALAQACAQARARAEVRGMPELALKREDPAAAVKGVLARLRAAGFEEVAALSLDAPVEGLSVVRVVVPGMQVSELL from the coding sequence GTGCGCGCCGCCGTGAGCTCCTCCCTTTCCCAGCGCCTGCAGGCCTCGCTCGCCCGGGCGCTCGGGGTGAGCCGCGTGGCGCGCATCACCGGCCTGGACCGCACGGGCGTGGAGGTGGCCTGCGCGGTGCGCCCCGGGGGCCACGTGCTGCAGGTGTGCAACGGCAAGGGCCCCCGCTGGGAGGAGGCTGCGGCCGGGGCGCTGCTGGAGACGGCGGAGCTGTGGGCGGCGGAGCGGGTGCGGCCGGAGCAGCTCGTCTGGGGCTCGGAGGCAGAGCTCGAGGCCGCCGGGCTCGAGGCCTGGCCCGCGCCGGAGCTGGGCTCTGCGGGCGGTGCACCCGTGGCGAGGCTGTGGAGCCGGGACGTGCGCCTCGCCTGGCGCGAGGCGAGCGAGCTGCACACCGGGCGCCCCGTGCTGCTGCCCGCGCAGGCGGTGCACTGCCCGCCCGCCGGCACCCCGCCGCTCGGCCCCCTGAGCATGGCGTGGACGAGCAACGGCTCGGGGGCTCACCCCGAGCGCGCCCGGGCGCTGCTGCACGCGCTGCTCGAGGCCACCGAGCGCGACCAGCTCTCGCGCACCCTTCCCGAGGGCTGGACGGAGGAGGCCATCGCCGAGCGCCTGCTGCGCCCGGCTTCGCTCTCCACCCACGCACCGCGCGTCGCAGCGCTGGTGCAGAGGCTGGAGGCGGCGGGCTTTCGCGCGCACCTCTTCGATCTCTCGCCACCCGCGCGCACGCCCGGCGCTGTGCGCCTTCCCGTGGCCGGCGCGCTGCTGGTGGACGAGGAGGAGGGGCCCGTGCCACTCACCGCGGGCTACGCGTGCGCGCTGGGCCGCGAGGGGTCGCTCCTGCGCGCGCTGCTCGAGGCCGCGCAGAGCCGGCTCACCGACATCCACGGCGCGCGCGAGGACATCGCCGCAGCGGACCGCGAGGCGGCGCGCGCGCTCGCGCAGGCCTGCGCTCAAGCGCGGGCACGGGCCGAGGTGCGCGGGATGCCGGAGCTCGCGCTGAAGCGGGAGGACCCGGCGGCCGCGGTGAAGGGCGTGCTCGCGCGGCTGCGCGCTGCGGGCTTCGAGGAGGTGGCGGCGCTCTCGCTGGACGCGCCGGTGGAGGGGCTCAGCGTGGTGCGCGTGGTGGTGCCCGGCATGCAGGTCTCGGAGCTGCTGTGA
- a CDS encoding TfuA-like protein, whose product MKRPASLVVFVGPSLSADEVRALGPCTLRPPARQGDVWRALALEPRALVLLDGVFEAQPSVWHHELLAALEAGVAVFGGSSMGALRAAELSAHGMVGVGDIYEGFRSGRLVDDAEVALLHADAEHGYRALTVPLVNVRHNAARAQAARVLDGREARGLVEAGAELFYQERRWPQVVAAAAAHWRPATRARWDAWVQRAGLEDLKRLDALRCLEAAHAFLASGAPAPRGAPQRPSSLVRRRRLQEGAVQVGERAVVGAEVLALLDTHPDAAALTEVGLRRALLAGWARTLGLQPTAQELARTEAAWWAGLGVPESRREAFLAESGLDAAELRRLLEERALETLVLAHAERLLPDGPSPREALGSEARLRGLWAEAARALARPARRRRR is encoded by the coding sequence GTGAAGCGTCCCGCGTCCCTCGTCGTCTTCGTCGGCCCTTCGCTCTCCGCGGACGAGGTGCGCGCGCTAGGCCCCTGCACCCTGCGGCCGCCGGCGCGCCAGGGGGACGTGTGGCGCGCGCTCGCCCTCGAGCCGCGCGCCCTGGTGCTGCTGGACGGCGTCTTCGAGGCGCAGCCCTCGGTGTGGCACCACGAGCTGCTCGCGGCGCTGGAGGCCGGGGTGGCGGTGTTCGGCGGCTCGAGCATGGGCGCGCTGCGCGCCGCCGAGCTCTCCGCGCACGGCATGGTGGGGGTGGGGGACATCTACGAGGGCTTCCGCTCGGGCCGCCTCGTGGACGACGCGGAGGTGGCGCTGCTGCACGCGGACGCGGAGCACGGCTACCGCGCCCTCACCGTGCCGCTCGTCAACGTGCGCCACAACGCCGCCCGCGCGCAGGCCGCCCGCGTGCTCGATGGGCGCGAGGCCCGCGGGCTCGTGGAGGCGGGCGCGGAGCTCTTCTACCAGGAACGCCGCTGGCCCCAGGTGGTGGCCGCCGCGGCCGCGCACTGGCGCCCCGCCACGCGCGCGCGCTGGGACGCGTGGGTGCAGCGCGCCGGCCTCGAGGACCTCAAGCGGCTGGACGCGCTGCGCTGCCTCGAGGCGGCCCACGCCTTCCTCGCCTCGGGCGCGCCCGCGCCGAGGGGCGCGCCCCAGCGCCCCTCCTCGCTCGTGCGCCGGCGGCGGCTGCAGGAGGGGGCGGTGCAGGTGGGGGAGCGCGCGGTGGTGGGAGCGGAGGTGCTCGCGCTGCTGGACACCCATCCGGACGCGGCCGCCCTCACCGAGGTGGGGCTGCGCCGCGCGCTGCTGGCCGGCTGGGCGCGCACCCTGGGCCTGCAGCCCACGGCGCAGGAGCTCGCGCGCACCGAGGCGGCGTGGTGGGCGGGGCTCGGCGTGCCCGAGTCCAGGCGCGAGGCCTTCCTCGCCGAGAGCGGCCTGGATGCGGCCGAGCTGCGAAGGCTGCTGGAGGAGCGGGCGCTGGAGACGCTCGTGCTCGCGCACGCCGAGCGCCTGCTGCCGGATGGGCCCTCGCCCCGCGAGGCGCTGGGCAGCGAGGCGCGGCTGCGTGGGTTGTGGGCCGAGGCGGCGCGCGCGCTCGCACGCCCCGCCCGACGGCGGCGTCGCTAG
- a CDS encoding site-specific DNA-methyltransferase: MSSTELPRCQNADAREPGGYAAALGGARARLLLTDPPYCLLTRRRRDGDLRDPRAGKKIDRNPIVRFETVRDYRAFTEAWMTQALAHLTPDATLVIWTNLLGKEPIAATARAHGFTHARGEYVWGKRSSEKNSNELTLRVYEVALVFSRTPAPPLGPADVGPTWAVVGGYDDDAEAERWGGHPHHKPFSVLEPLLRTYSAPGDWVLDPFAGSGSTPAAALRLGRRAACMEIEPEWAARVTQRIREAT, encoded by the coding sequence ATGAGCTCCACCGAACTCCCCCGCTGCCAGAACGCCGACGCCCGCGAGCCCGGAGGCTACGCGGCCGCGCTCGGCGGTGCGCGCGCGCGCCTGCTGCTCACCGACCCGCCCTACTGCCTGCTCACCCGGCGCCGCCGCGACGGGGACCTGCGCGACCCGCGCGCGGGCAAGAAGATCGACCGCAACCCCATCGTGCGCTTCGAGACCGTGCGCGACTACCGCGCCTTCACCGAGGCGTGGATGACGCAGGCGCTCGCGCACCTCACCCCGGACGCGACGCTGGTCATCTGGACGAACCTGCTGGGCAAGGAGCCCATCGCCGCCACCGCGCGCGCCCACGGCTTCACGCACGCGCGCGGCGAGTACGTGTGGGGCAAGCGCAGCAGCGAGAAGAACAGCAACGAGCTCACCCTGCGCGTGTACGAGGTGGCCCTCGTGTTCTCGCGCACCCCCGCGCCGCCCTTGGGCCCGGCGGACGTGGGGCCCACGTGGGCCGTGGTGGGCGGCTACGACGACGACGCCGAGGCCGAGCGCTGGGGAGGCCACCCGCACCACAAGCCCTTCAGTGTGCTCGAGCCACTGCTGCGCACCTACAGCGCGCCCGGGGACTGGGTGCTGGATCCCTTTGCCGGCAGTGGCTCCACCCCCGCGGCGGCGCTGCGGCTGGGGCGGCGCGCGGCCTGCATGGAGATCGAGCCCGAGTGGGCCGCTCGCGTGACGCAGCGCATCCGCGAGGCGACGTGA